A single Ciona intestinalis chromosome 12, KH, whole genome shotgun sequence DNA region contains:
- the LOC778729 gene encoding uncharacterized protein LOC778729: MSFAANTSFTSYITGGKLNFGSIGISGERPNFPSPRVALPDIGKIMREERSCLTVPHGEDAPLHSENRTVEKAPRVSPTSEICSVNITANPSSGQAGAGLLSNTLNRAETFSEEPTHFASIDAAKIDGHLTTCHSAFLQSPCATFSEMLRDDVTYGFCYKADSDFYSFGAEENTPALENSSNKNEAVVPDDAPNTELHILQKSKFNNTNLTSSLVRPTSFSADTNEPSTLQGTTATEFNNNDQVLDKDTTQTAIPYHNLSPSMDFSPSEANFYAAPQAYNNLPSSIATPNSEKMAEAPEMSSSILDDLDLSDINNSSMEKMEREYFNEAIKEVYFACSLLNLPPDPILWSKQHVEKWVMWTTHQCRLPALDVSVFRMPGTALCRMTERDMHKLAPSCGDILHARLEIWRSAVGSQLLQSNEYQEIEENMGVPPPAAETGLFSLKPKHLNCQSNYSTEVITDNKMMISTAIHTRSKLEDTNSSAAALTPNYSSGIHLWQFLKELLLQPQSFSRYIRWIDKQRGIFKIEDSVEVARLWGVRKNRPAMNYDKLSRSIRQYYKKGIIRKTKVSQRLVYQFVEPTHE, encoded by the exons ATGTCCTTTGCTGCGAACACTTCGTTCACATCATATATAACCGGAGGAAAACTGAACTTTGGGAGCATTGGAATTTCAGGGGAAAGACCGAATTTCCCAAGTCCACGAGTGGCATTGCCAGATATTGGTAAAATAATGCGGGAAGAACGATCATGCCTTACTGTGCCACATGGAGAAGATGCCCCACTGCATTCGGAAAATAGAACGGTTGAAAAAGCGCCACGCGTCTCCCCGACCAGTGAAATTTgttcagtaaacattactgCCAATCCTAGTTCCGGACAGGCGGGGGCTGGTCTCTTAAGCAACACTTTAAATAGAGCCGAGACCTTTAGCGAAGAACCGACACATTTCGCATCAATAGACGCTGCGAAAATAGATGGACATCTTACGACTTGCCATTCAGCGTTCTTACAATCACCGTGCGCGACTTTCAGCGAAATGCTGCGAGACGACGTGACCTATGGCTTCTGCTATAAAGCAGATAGCGATTTCTACAGCTTTGGGGCCGAGGAAAATACACCAGCACTCGAAAATTCTAGCAATAAAAACGAAGCAGTCGTGCCAGACGATGCACCGAACACGGAActtcatattttacaaaaaagtaaattcaACAATACAAATTTGACGTCTTCGTTAGTAAGGCCTACATCGTTTTCAGCTGACACAAATGAACCTTCAACCCTTCAAGGTACAACAGCCACCGAATTCAACAATAATGATCAGGTACTGGACAAGGATACCACCCAAACTGCAATCCCATATCACAACTTATCTCCTAGCATGGATTTTTCGCCAAGTGAGGCGAATTTTTATGCAGCACCACAAGCGTATAATAATTTACCAAGCAGTATTGCAACACCCAACAGCGAAAAAATGGCAGAAGCCCCAGAAATGTCAAGTAGCATACTCGACGATTTGGACCTGTCGGATATTAATAACAGTAGCATGGAAAAAATGGAGAGGGAATATTTTAACGAGGCAATAAAGGAAGTCTATTTCGCTTGTTCACTGCTCAATTTGCCACCGG atcCGATTCTGTGGTCGAAGCAGCACGTTGAGAAATGGGTCATGTGGACGACACACCAGTGTAGACTGCCAGCTCTTGACGTGAGTGTGTTTAGAATGCCTGGCACTGCTCTATGTCGAATGACGGAAAGAGATATGCACAAGTTAGCACCAAGCTGTGGTGACATCTTACACGCTAGGCTTGAGATTTGGAGATCAG CTGTTGGGAGTCAGCTTTTACAAAGTAATGAATACCAAGAGATTGAAGAAAACATGGGCGTCCCACCTCCAGCTGCAGAGACAGGATTATTTTCGCTCAAACCAAAACACTTAAACTGCCAATCAAACTACTCAACTGAAGTCATTACTGATAATAAAATGATGATATCAACTG CAATACATACCAGAAGCAAGCTAGAAGACACAAATTCAAGTGCTGCGGCGCTAACACCAAACTATTCGAGTGGAATCCATTTGTGGCAGTTTCTGAAAGAACTGCTCCTTCAACCGCAATCATTCAGTCGTTATATAAGATGGATAGACAAGCAAAGAG GCATCTTCAAGATAGAAGACTCCGTTGAGGTAGCGAGGCTTTGGGGCGTCCGGAAAAATCGACCGGCAATGAATTATGACAAACTAAGTCGTTCTATAAGGcagtattataaaaaaggAATCATACGAAAAACTAAAGTTTCTCAACGGCTCGTTTACCAGTTTGTGGAGCCCACTCACGAGTAA